The Cellulomonas sp. P24 genome contains a region encoding:
- a CDS encoding carboxypeptidase-like regulatory domain-containing protein, with product MRLDVAPRRIAAVAGNPTTAIVTITNTGDVISGYAVRCLGVDPAWVQIDQPEPTLFPSETAAVTLTLDLPAALPAGERRVAVQVRELTAPGRTTVEELVIDVAGITRVDVQLDPTIVTGGRSAVFGVAIANNGNTTIDGAVVGTDPESAITFRFDPPEFHLSPGEQQFAELRTSAKRKLVGSPEPRSFELRIANRATPAMATWPAAGPAAPVPVVDVKQLEAEPPTDGPPAAMGAFVQKPVFGRGLLAMLGLLVAISIFAIVITTALGGVVKRSAADRDVALQVAQARTQKATTGTSSLGGQVRLLSTGDGVAAVSVDAFDESDTTAPVATTATDASGAFHIGSLPAGSYALRFRAAGFAEVWYPSAATADKAQLVKLNAGQSVTDLTVLVGGVPASVSGTVTGANLAGAVVRLELPLDVPPLAGNVAPVPGEAPATATSGAVVRSVPVGADGTFTLDQVPSPAVYDLVTTETGYSTQVQRIDVAAGEKRTGIEIQLLEGDGTISGVVSGAGGPIPGATVVATYGQVSVRTVTLTQDTPGGFTLRGLPTPGTFTVVISAPNYASATLNLNLGPAQKLTGVAVTLGAASGTLSGTATAPDGTGGVTVTVTDGADTRQTVTQSQSPVGSWALSGLRIPSTYTVTFSRADLESQVLSVSIDGFGHVTAGAPSATQVNVQMRLATAKILGTVTQSPAGGGTATPTGNVQISASSGQAQFTVTSASTPENAVGSFVMQGLPPGTYTVTFSRKGTRPTSMIVTLVAGQVKTINPVLVSPAAISGVVDKGGVPTVGAEVDLYLASDYGTAAAPVATTTTDGSGAYSFVNVDAPAFYILEVKPSANGAAAATSPPVTLNPSEQLTQNITIPGP from the coding sequence ATGCGCCTCGACGTCGCCCCCCGCCGGATCGCCGCGGTCGCCGGCAACCCGACCACCGCGATCGTGACCATCACCAACACCGGTGACGTGATCAGCGGGTACGCGGTCCGCTGCCTCGGCGTCGACCCTGCCTGGGTCCAGATCGACCAGCCCGAGCCGACGCTTTTCCCCAGCGAGACGGCCGCCGTGACCCTCACGCTCGACCTCCCGGCGGCGCTGCCGGCCGGTGAGCGGCGGGTCGCCGTGCAGGTGCGCGAGCTGACCGCACCGGGGCGCACCACCGTCGAGGAGCTGGTCATCGACGTCGCGGGCATCACCCGCGTCGACGTCCAGCTCGACCCGACGATCGTGACCGGCGGACGGTCGGCCGTGTTCGGCGTGGCGATCGCGAACAACGGGAACACCACGATCGACGGCGCCGTCGTCGGGACCGACCCGGAGAGCGCGATCACGTTCAGGTTCGACCCGCCGGAGTTCCACCTGAGCCCGGGCGAGCAGCAGTTCGCGGAGCTCCGCACGAGCGCGAAGCGGAAGCTGGTGGGATCGCCCGAGCCGCGGTCCTTCGAGCTGCGCATCGCGAACCGCGCCACCCCTGCGATGGCCACCTGGCCTGCCGCGGGCCCGGCGGCCCCCGTGCCGGTCGTCGACGTCAAGCAGCTCGAGGCCGAGCCGCCGACGGACGGCCCCCCGGCGGCGATGGGGGCGTTCGTCCAGAAGCCCGTCTTCGGTCGTGGGCTGCTCGCCATGCTCGGGCTGCTCGTCGCGATCTCGATCTTCGCGATCGTCATCACGACGGCGCTGGGCGGCGTGGTGAAGCGCTCGGCCGCCGACCGTGACGTCGCGCTCCAGGTCGCCCAGGCCCGCACGCAGAAGGCGACGACCGGGACGTCGTCCCTCGGCGGCCAGGTCCGCCTGCTCTCGACGGGCGACGGCGTCGCGGCGGTCTCCGTCGACGCGTTCGACGAGTCGGACACCACCGCGCCGGTGGCGACGACGGCGACGGACGCCTCGGGCGCCTTCCACATCGGCTCGTTGCCGGCCGGCTCGTACGCCCTGCGCTTCCGGGCCGCCGGGTTCGCCGAGGTCTGGTACCCGTCCGCGGCGACCGCGGACAAGGCCCAGCTCGTGAAGCTGAACGCCGGCCAGAGCGTCACGGACCTCACGGTCCTCGTCGGCGGTGTGCCCGCGAGCGTGTCCGGCACCGTGACGGGTGCGAACCTCGCCGGTGCGGTCGTGCGGCTCGAGCTGCCGTTGGACGTCCCCCCGTTGGCCGGCAACGTCGCGCCGGTGCCGGGCGAGGCGCCGGCCACCGCCACGTCCGGGGCGGTGGTGCGCAGCGTCCCGGTCGGTGCGGACGGCACGTTCACCCTCGACCAGGTCCCGTCACCGGCGGTCTACGACCTCGTGACGACCGAGACCGGGTACAGCACCCAGGTGCAACGGATCGACGTCGCCGCAGGTGAGAAACGGACCGGCATCGAGATCCAGCTCCTCGAGGGCGACGGGACGATCTCCGGGGTCGTGTCGGGGGCCGGCGGGCCGATCCCCGGGGCGACGGTCGTCGCGACGTACGGCCAGGTGTCGGTGCGCACCGTCACGCTCACGCAGGACACCCCGGGCGGGTTCACGCTGCGCGGGCTGCCGACCCCGGGGACGTTCACCGTCGTGATCAGCGCGCCGAACTACGCGTCGGCGACCCTCAACCTCAACCTCGGTCCGGCGCAGAAGCTCACCGGGGTCGCCGTGACCCTCGGCGCGGCGTCCGGCACGCTCTCCGGGACGGCGACGGCACCCGACGGGACCGGCGGGGTGACCGTGACGGTCACGGACGGTGCCGACACCCGTCAGACCGTCACGCAGAGCCAGTCCCCGGTCGGCTCGTGGGCGCTCTCCGGGCTGCGGATCCCGAGCACGTACACCGTGACGTTCTCCCGTGCCGACCTCGAGTCGCAGGTGCTCTCGGTGAGCATCGACGGGTTCGGCCACGTGACCGCCGGCGCGCCGAGCGCCACGCAGGTCAACGTCCAGATGCGCCTCGCCACGGCGAAGATCCTCGGGACCGTGACGCAGAGCCCGGCCGGCGGCGGCACAGCGACCCCCACCGGGAACGTGCAGATCTCCGCGAGCTCCGGCCAGGCGCAGTTCACCGTGACGTCCGCGTCGACCCCGGAGAACGCGGTCGGGTCGTTCGTCATGCAGGGCCTGCCGCCGGGCACCTACACCGTGACGTTCAGCCGCAAGGGCACCCGACCGACGTCGATGATCGTCACGCTCGTGGCCGGGCAGGTCAAGACGATCAACCCGGTCCTCGTCTCCCCGGCAGCGATCTCCGGAGTCGTCGACAAGGGCGGGGTGCCGACCGTGGGCGCCGAGGTCGACCTGTACCTCGCCTCGGACTACGGCACCGCCGCGGCACCGGTCGCCACCACGACCACCGACGGCTCGGGCGCGTACTCGTTCGTCAACGTCGACGCTCCGGCGTTCTACATCCTCGAGGTGAAACCGTCCGCGAACGGCGCCGCCGCGGCCACGTCACCACCGGTGACGCTCAACCCGAGCGAGCAGCTCACCCAGAACATCACGATCCCCGGACCATGA
- a CDS encoding carboxypeptidase regulatory-like domain-containing protein, translated as MRVVSGVDVLEVAPGGSGEILLDVVNTGTVIDGVSAHVVGLPVEHTTSRPSVLALFPDATGQLVVRLDLPESFPAGTHPITVRVVGQAGVTDAVHHDVDLVVGSRPQLSISAAPSVVRSRRRASFEIKVRNRGNVPLDVALRATDSDRSLQATLTPSTLSLPPGTTATCTVRVQGPRQLLGGDRERALQVEATALDQHEVVPLVLRQRSRLSAGVITAIVLLAILGVWASIFLFGVGAILGSDPYTKVAPASFFAATSVAGAAGTAAAADTTASGAPAGAVPRTGVLPAGVGGTLAGTVTAASDGLGVGRITVEAWRTSRTGLVVVGSAATQQDGSYAIAGLYPGSYLVSIKADGYTPVWYPSAADSSGAKLVNAVAQKVTGDVNLTITGNPAVINGKVDVGSVTTPVVTTVVARATWARDDATLTRTVQTAADGTFTLPDVVAPGTYELSFTAPGYQPSTITESVTGGQTRFAPTVTLASGTGQISGTVSDGSHPLGGVVVTTSVGGTPVVVGTPTLGAVGTFVIPGLPTPGTYVVTFAANGFTTATVVVDLTAGQSKNDVAVTMTGGAGTVNGRILAPDGSGLGQATITATGGPTTVTGTSLTTGNVGAFTLAGLKPGLYTLMVTLPGYAAQSVAVDLTTGTTPAVTVTMRPSWGTVQGVVQSGGTGTAGVEVQATDGQHTWKTTSTAVAGSPAGFYSFAQLPPGAYSVTLSEAGRVVTTAVVQVVAGSTVTQNLTLPAVG; from the coding sequence GTGCGCGTGGTCAGCGGCGTCGACGTGCTCGAGGTCGCCCCCGGAGGGTCGGGGGAGATCCTCCTGGACGTCGTCAACACCGGAACCGTCATCGACGGGGTGAGCGCCCACGTCGTGGGGCTGCCCGTCGAGCACACGACGTCACGCCCGTCGGTGCTCGCGCTGTTCCCGGACGCGACCGGTCAGCTCGTCGTGCGGCTCGACCTCCCGGAGAGCTTCCCGGCCGGCACGCACCCGATCACCGTCCGGGTCGTCGGGCAGGCCGGGGTCACCGACGCCGTCCACCACGACGTCGACCTCGTCGTCGGCAGCCGACCGCAGCTCTCGATCAGCGCCGCACCGTCCGTCGTGCGGTCGCGGCGGCGCGCGAGCTTCGAGATCAAGGTCCGCAACCGCGGCAACGTCCCGCTCGACGTCGCGCTGCGCGCGACCGACAGCGACCGCAGCCTGCAGGCGACCCTCACGCCGTCGACCCTGAGCCTCCCGCCGGGGACCACCGCCACGTGCACGGTCCGCGTCCAGGGGCCGCGTCAGCTGCTGGGCGGCGACCGCGAGCGCGCCCTGCAGGTCGAGGCGACCGCTCTCGACCAGCACGAGGTGGTGCCCCTCGTGCTGCGGCAGCGCTCGCGGCTGAGCGCGGGCGTGATCACGGCGATCGTGCTCCTCGCGATCCTCGGGGTCTGGGCGTCGATCTTCCTGTTCGGCGTCGGCGCGATCCTCGGCTCCGACCCGTACACGAAGGTCGCCCCCGCGTCGTTCTTCGCCGCCACCTCGGTCGCGGGTGCCGCAGGGACCGCCGCCGCAGCCGACACCACGGCCTCGGGGGCACCCGCCGGCGCCGTGCCACGCACCGGCGTCCTGCCCGCCGGCGTCGGCGGGACGCTCGCCGGCACCGTCACCGCCGCCAGCGACGGCCTGGGCGTGGGGCGCATCACCGTCGAGGCGTGGCGCACGTCGCGCACCGGGCTCGTCGTGGTCGGGTCGGCCGCGACCCAGCAGGACGGCAGCTACGCGATCGCCGGGCTGTACCCCGGCTCGTACCTGGTGAGCATCAAGGCGGACGGCTACACACCGGTCTGGTACCCGAGCGCCGCCGACTCCTCCGGGGCGAAGCTCGTCAACGCCGTCGCGCAGAAGGTCACGGGCGACGTGAACCTGACGATCACCGGCAACCCGGCGGTGATCAACGGCAAGGTCGACGTCGGGTCCGTGACGACCCCGGTGGTCACGACCGTGGTGGCCCGCGCGACGTGGGCCCGTGACGACGCCACCCTCACCCGCACCGTCCAGACCGCGGCGGACGGGACGTTCACGCTGCCGGACGTCGTGGCGCCGGGCACCTACGAGCTGTCCTTCACGGCGCCGGGATACCAGCCCTCGACCATCACCGAGAGCGTGACCGGCGGCCAGACCCGGTTCGCCCCGACGGTGACCCTCGCGTCCGGCACCGGGCAGATCTCCGGGACGGTCAGCGACGGCAGCCACCCCCTCGGTGGCGTGGTGGTGACGACGAGCGTGGGCGGCACGCCGGTCGTCGTCGGGACCCCGACGCTCGGCGCCGTCGGCACCTTCGTCATCCCGGGCCTGCCGACCCCCGGCACGTACGTCGTGACGTTCGCGGCCAACGGGTTCACCACCGCGACCGTCGTGGTCGACCTCACCGCCGGCCAGTCCAAGAACGACGTCGCCGTCACGATGACCGGCGGCGCCGGCACCGTCAACGGCCGGATCCTCGCGCCCGACGGCAGCGGGCTCGGGCAGGCGACCATCACCGCGACCGGTGGCCCGACCACCGTGACGGGCACGTCCCTCACGACCGGCAACGTCGGGGCGTTCACCCTGGCGGGCCTCAAGCCGGGGCTCTACACCCTGATGGTCACCCTGCCGGGGTACGCGGCGCAGAGCGTCGCCGTCGACCTCACGACGGGGACGACCCCCGCGGTCACCGTGACGATGCGCCCGTCGTGGGGCACGGTGCAGGGCGTCGTGCAGTCGGGGGGCACCGGGACGGCCGGGGTCGAGGTGCAGGCCACGGACGGCCAGCACACCTGGAAGACGACGTCCACCGCGGTCGCCGGCTCACCCGCCGGGTTCTACTCGTTCGCCCAGCTGCCGCCCGGCGCGTACTCCGTGACGCTGTCGGAGGCGGGGCGCGTCGTCACCACGGCGGTCGTGCAGGTCGTCGCCGGGTCGACCGTCACCCAGAACCTGACCCTGCCGGCGGTGGGCTGA
- a CDS encoding carboxypeptidase regulatory-like domain-containing protein, translating to MTSGQVGTFVLANLPVPSTYTVTVGGPGYASQTTQVTLGTSASAARLDVRLGLSTGVVQGTVRDPGGTGLGGAGLTLTDGVNTYKTMSTSDANGTFRFNGIAPGSYVLSAQLFGHLDAYAPVKVTAGSAATSDLEMTPIPGSGLLATSVIRGRVSDARTNGQITCTNLGVDPSGKPEVCQITVTMTAPAADGSTRTITVTSAPDLEYVIPAPGTAGLLPGLYTLTISAPGYEPGTVKVKVPMGQTVEAAQVALYPSPSVVGTILARVGAVPAGTCVVARPTGSTGTLGPCTVSTAPDGTVTCTITGGAKCAATKPDGSYDLERLGSGQFDISVIPGDDEYLPVAPVAIVLNPGDVRRYDATMDRLARVDVSVLSDSGTSALLPADGAVVTAVRLSSGTYTPPATPWTTGADGQVVVTHLPSGTYRFDVTWTTTPPGATSAVQLTASSAAVTIGNNQEISTQVVLTRPRSAFGGTVVTQLAATALSPVAGATVQLTGVTGYSGLVPVTTSATATTDANGAFQVVAAQADATDPSKVYLPLVTDLVSVTVSYPAPGGGTAPYRTLTRTNIPISDLASPLVLEPSGRPFSGTVTFTGAPAPTASEIAAMTFVVDQGPPGASNAGISAVAVAGSPGQATLVWSDPSQPADPSGGTGATMVRPGTYRVTASLAGFDSRTVTFTVPVLPTALTPVAFDLPRFGDLTVSVVTGAAPGTAVQDPVVTLIRPGSGNITTAAIPGTNQVSFGQMASGTYQVLVQAAGYQFDTFSVTVAAGQSTPIPVTVVKLGTISGTVSVQRSSGVTSTLAGVEVRASQAGGQVFTATTDTSGAYRITGTTTTQGLSAGDWTVTILAPGYSFADGSTSVTVTVPAGTDVTQNLLLKANPVTLTVTVYDPLDATSTAVNALDVSLIGVDGTTEQNCTTVPSATCATAPTSGKYVFANIDPGTYSLSITGGGFAPLTVNITVAAGEPTTLSLPIAARTNTVTGTVSGQAGAAAPELLDGATVELHVPGTGGALLKSTTTTAGAFTMTGIADGTYSLVISATGYSPTTRTITLSAGQLYSTDIVLYTVARQVTVTLTSTQGFDLTGALVALDPDPAGGLSLAAQPAVRTGPSTFATTFNQVPPGAWTATVSGPAGHVGTYTASIAAGATTAAVTVSEMRVRVDATSTVSGAPSMPFVITRSSGTSSGTQVYSGTAGVNTGAEVVYLDRTSSYTVTPNVPGWQVTPTTATVSTSDATVSEVTTPFTLTQLGTTTALTASASTINPGDALTLTATITPASGNGTGLDAGTVTFFMDGTQLGSPQAVARLSGVYKATLTPSTSAWTGGTPSFTATYSGAGTFAASTSAAVPVTVRYPTTTTLTSDISTFPAATPAAVTLTATVTSTGRTVGSGTVTFYRNGTSLGTASVSASGVATLTLSTAVTGTWTAGTATLTATFGETSTFRTSTSAGVTFTVT from the coding sequence GTGACGTCGGGTCAGGTCGGCACCTTCGTGCTCGCGAACCTCCCCGTCCCGTCGACGTACACGGTGACGGTGGGCGGCCCGGGGTACGCCTCGCAGACCACGCAGGTGACGCTCGGGACGAGCGCCTCGGCGGCACGGCTCGACGTGCGCCTCGGGCTGTCGACGGGCGTCGTGCAGGGCACCGTCCGGGACCCGGGCGGGACGGGCCTCGGCGGGGCCGGGCTCACGCTGACCGACGGCGTGAACACCTACAAGACGATGAGCACGTCGGACGCGAACGGGACGTTCCGGTTCAACGGCATCGCACCGGGCAGCTACGTGCTCTCCGCGCAGCTCTTCGGTCACCTCGACGCGTACGCGCCGGTGAAGGTCACGGCCGGGTCCGCGGCGACCTCGGACCTCGAGATGACGCCGATCCCCGGGTCCGGTCTGCTCGCGACGTCGGTGATCCGCGGCCGGGTCTCCGACGCGCGTACCAACGGCCAGATCACGTGCACCAACCTCGGTGTGGACCCGAGCGGCAAGCCCGAGGTGTGCCAGATCACCGTGACGATGACGGCGCCGGCCGCCGACGGGTCGACCCGCACCATCACGGTGACGTCCGCCCCGGACCTCGAGTACGTCATCCCGGCCCCCGGCACCGCCGGCCTGCTCCCCGGCCTGTACACGCTGACCATCTCGGCACCCGGCTACGAGCCCGGCACCGTCAAGGTCAAGGTCCCGATGGGTCAGACCGTCGAGGCGGCCCAGGTGGCCCTGTACCCGTCGCCGTCGGTCGTCGGGACGATCCTCGCGCGGGTCGGCGCCGTCCCGGCCGGTACCTGCGTGGTCGCCCGCCCGACCGGGTCCACCGGGACGCTCGGGCCCTGCACCGTGTCGACGGCACCCGACGGCACGGTCACCTGCACGATCACCGGCGGCGCGAAGTGCGCGGCCACCAAGCCGGACGGCTCGTACGACCTCGAGCGGCTCGGGAGCGGGCAGTTCGACATCTCCGTGATCCCCGGCGACGACGAGTACCTCCCGGTCGCCCCGGTCGCGATCGTCCTGAACCCCGGGGACGTCCGGCGATACGACGCGACGATGGACCGCCTGGCGCGGGTGGACGTCAGCGTCCTGTCGGACAGCGGCACGAGCGCGTTGCTGCCCGCGGACGGTGCCGTCGTGACCGCAGTGCGCCTGTCGTCGGGGACCTACACGCCTCCGGCGACTCCCTGGACGACCGGCGCCGACGGTCAGGTCGTCGTCACGCACCTCCCGTCCGGCACCTACCGGTTCGACGTCACGTGGACGACGACGCCGCCCGGTGCGACGTCAGCCGTCCAGCTCACGGCATCGTCCGCCGCCGTGACGATCGGCAACAACCAGGAGATCTCCACCCAGGTGGTGCTCACGCGTCCGCGGAGCGCGTTCGGCGGCACGGTCGTCACCCAGCTCGCCGCGACGGCACTCAGTCCCGTGGCCGGTGCGACCGTCCAGCTCACCGGGGTCACGGGCTACTCGGGGCTCGTCCCGGTGACGACGTCGGCCACGGCGACGACGGACGCGAACGGCGCGTTCCAGGTCGTCGCCGCGCAGGCGGACGCCACCGACCCGTCCAAGGTGTACCTGCCGCTCGTCACCGACCTGGTGAGCGTCACCGTGTCCTACCCGGCCCCCGGTGGGGGCACCGCGCCCTACCGCACCCTCACCCGGACGAACATCCCGATCTCCGACCTCGCGTCGCCGCTGGTGCTCGAGCCGTCGGGACGACCGTTCTCCGGCACCGTCACGTTCACCGGGGCACCGGCACCGACCGCGTCCGAGATCGCCGCGATGACGTTCGTGGTCGACCAGGGGCCGCCCGGGGCGAGCAACGCCGGGATCAGCGCCGTGGCCGTCGCCGGGTCGCCGGGTCAGGCGACGCTCGTGTGGTCCGACCCGTCGCAGCCGGCCGACCCGAGCGGTGGCACGGGCGCGACGATGGTCCGTCCGGGCACCTACCGGGTGACCGCGTCGCTGGCCGGCTTCGACTCGCGCACCGTGACCTTCACGGTGCCGGTGCTCCCGACGGCACTCACCCCGGTCGCGTTCGACCTCCCGCGGTTCGGTGACCTGACGGTGTCCGTCGTCACCGGCGCCGCTCCGGGCACGGCGGTCCAGGACCCGGTCGTCACCCTCATCCGCCCCGGCTCCGGCAACATCACGACGGCGGCGATCCCGGGCACGAACCAGGTGTCGTTCGGCCAGATGGCGAGCGGGACCTACCAGGTGCTCGTCCAGGCCGCCGGCTACCAGTTCGACACGTTCTCGGTGACGGTGGCCGCCGGGCAGTCGACACCGATCCCGGTGACCGTCGTCAAGCTCGGGACGATCAGCGGCACGGTGTCCGTCCAGCGGTCCAGCGGCGTCACGAGCACGCTCGCAGGCGTCGAGGTCCGGGCGTCGCAGGCCGGGGGTCAGGTGTTCACCGCGACCACCGACACGTCCGGGGCCTACCGCATCACCGGGACCACGACGACCCAGGGCCTCAGCGCCGGTGACTGGACCGTCACGATCCTGGCGCCCGGGTACAGCTTCGCCGACGGGTCGACCTCCGTCACGGTGACCGTCCCGGCCGGCACCGACGTCACCCAGAACCTGCTCCTCAAGGCCAACCCGGTGACACTCACCGTCACGGTGTACGACCCGCTCGATGCGACGTCGACGGCCGTGAACGCGCTCGACGTCTCGCTGATCGGGGTGGACGGCACCACCGAGCAGAACTGCACCACGGTCCCGTCCGCGACGTGCGCGACCGCCCCGACCAGCGGGAAGTACGTGTTCGCGAACATCGACCCGGGGACGTACTCGCTGTCGATCACCGGTGGCGGTTTCGCCCCGCTGACGGTGAACATCACCGTCGCCGCCGGCGAGCCCACCACCCTGAGCCTGCCGATCGCGGCCCGGACCAACACCGTCACCGGCACCGTGTCCGGCCAGGCCGGTGCGGCCGCCCCCGAGCTCCTGGACGGGGCGACGGTCGAGCTCCACGTGCCGGGGACGGGCGGCGCCCTTCTGAAGAGCACCACCACGACCGCCGGGGCGTTCACGATGACCGGGATCGCCGACGGCACGTACTCGCTCGTGATCAGCGCGACCGGCTACAGCCCGACGACGCGCACGATCACGCTCAGCGCGGGCCAGCTCTACTCGACGGACATCGTGCTCTACACGGTCGCCCGCCAGGTCACGGTCACGCTCACCTCGACCCAGGGCTTCGACCTGACCGGTGCCCTGGTCGCGCTCGACCCGGACCCGGCCGGTGGGCTCTCGCTCGCCGCGCAGCCGGCCGTGCGTACCGGGCCGAGCACGTTCGCCACGACGTTCAACCAGGTGCCGCCGGGCGCCTGGACGGCCACGGTGTCAGGTCCGGCCGGTCACGTCGGGACCTACACGGCATCGATCGCCGCGGGCGCCACGACCGCGGCGGTCACGGTCTCCGAGATGCGCGTCCGGGTGGATGCGACCTCCACGGTCTCCGGCGCACCCTCGATGCCGTTCGTCATCACCCGCAGCTCCGGTACCTCCTCGGGGACCCAGGTGTACTCGGGCACCGCCGGCGTGAACACCGGTGCCGAGGTCGTGTACCTCGACCGCACGTCCAGCTACACCGTCACCCCGAACGTGCCGGGGTGGCAGGTCACGCCGACGACGGCGACCGTCAGCACCTCGGACGCGACGGTGTCGGAGGTCACGACGCCGTTCACGCTCACGCAGCTGGGCACGACCACGGCACTGACGGCCTCGGCGTCGACGATCAACCCCGGCGACGCGCTCACGCTCACCGCGACGATCACCCCGGCCTCCGGCAACGGCACCGGGCTCGACGCCGGGACCGTGACGTTCTTCATGGACGGGACCCAGCTCGGCAGCCCGCAAGCCGTCGCCAGGCTGTCGGGCGTCTACAAGGCGACCCTCACGCCGTCGACGTCGGCCTGGACCGGGGGCACCCCGTCGTTCACCGCCACCTACAGCGGGGCCGGCACGTTCGCGGCGTCGACGTCGGCAGCGGTCCCGGTGACGGTCCGCTACCCGACGACGACGACCCTGACGTCGGACATCTCGACGTTCCCGGCAGCGACCCCGGCGGCGGTCACGCTGACCGCCACGGTCACCAGCACCGGCAGGACCGTCGGGTCGGGGACGGTCACGTTCTACCGGAACGGCACGAGCCTGGGCACCGCCTCGGTCTCCGCCAGCGGGGTCGCGACTCTCACCCTGTCCACGGCGGTCACGGGGACGTGGACCGCGGGGACGGCGACCCTCACCGCGACCTTCGGCGAGACGTCGACGTTCAGAACGTCGACGAGTGCCGGGGTGACGTTCACGGTGACGTAG
- a CDS encoding carboxypeptidase-like regulatory domain-containing protein produces MRDDETMNAPTPGRPTVSVAVEPGTHAPSGQTAVVRVHVRNLADGPRDLTISAIGLDGEWHAQPVRVPAVVADATVSVELGIGVARGAVPGSYAYALAVQAQVPGGPGGPVTLLDATVTVDAPSTVVLSVEPAEATAVFSRRVTVVLSNSGEHPAAVLLDSATTRDLRIDLEGQVVTVPAHATVRLPVRLSVARPRLIGHRSRTSYSVVAHGEQAPARSHGVLTSRPMFPASALRAVAMLAVVALWIAGIAVGLPWLSQRTNQQTTAAPASGQVAPSATPTATGGTGGAASGGTGGTGGTGGTGGTGGTGAAQAGVRIGGIITAADPAGFHISVVPASQLIGSSAASGSTTTGATAVNASLTSGSTGGGGFGKISASSLVLQPTGAVDAARDTSSLNDGTWAVAGMSAQSNYLITVSKPGFQTQRFEMTGAAAAAAPLKIAMIAGAGRMSGQITGPDGPLGGVSVTITDGTNVVTTSSATEGTVGAWSVDGLSTPSTYLVTAAGAGFGAQSRLVTLTAGGSAVVDLALAHGVASLAGTVTGPDALGGSAASVGSRSRRPTAPPPGRRRP; encoded by the coding sequence ATGAGGGACGACGAGACGATGAACGCACCGACCCCCGGCAGGCCGACCGTGAGCGTCGCGGTCGAGCCAGGCACCCACGCGCCCTCGGGGCAGACCGCCGTCGTCCGCGTGCACGTGCGCAACCTCGCCGACGGTCCGCGCGACCTGACGATCTCCGCGATCGGGCTCGACGGCGAGTGGCACGCGCAGCCCGTGCGCGTGCCTGCCGTCGTGGCCGACGCGACCGTCTCCGTCGAGCTGGGCATCGGGGTGGCGCGCGGCGCCGTCCCCGGCTCGTACGCGTACGCGCTCGCCGTCCAGGCACAGGTGCCCGGCGGCCCGGGCGGCCCCGTCACGCTGCTCGACGCCACCGTCACGGTCGACGCGCCGAGCACCGTGGTCCTCAGCGTCGAACCGGCCGAGGCCACCGCCGTCTTCTCCCGCCGGGTGACGGTGGTGCTGAGCAACAGCGGGGAGCACCCGGCCGCGGTGCTCCTGGACAGCGCCACGACGCGGGACCTGCGGATCGACCTCGAGGGTCAGGTCGTGACCGTTCCCGCGCACGCGACGGTCCGCCTGCCGGTCCGGCTCTCCGTCGCCCGGCCACGCCTGATCGGGCATCGCAGTCGCACGTCGTACTCGGTGGTCGCCCACGGCGAGCAGGCCCCGGCACGGTCGCACGGTGTGCTGACCTCTCGCCCGATGTTCCCCGCGAGTGCCCTGCGGGCGGTGGCGATGCTGGCCGTGGTCGCCCTGTGGATCGCCGGCATCGCCGTCGGTCTGCCGTGGTTGTCCCAGCGCACGAACCAGCAGACCACCGCGGCGCCCGCGAGCGGCCAGGTCGCCCCGAGCGCCACGCCGACTGCGACCGGGGGCACCGGCGGGGCCGCGTCGGGCGGCACGGGCGGGACCGGGGGCACGGGCGGGACCGGGGGCACGGGCGGCACCGGGGCCGCCCAGGCCGGGGTCCGCATCGGCGGGATCATCACCGCCGCCGACCCTGCCGGGTTCCACATCTCCGTCGTCCCGGCGAGCCAGCTCATCGGGAGCAGCGCGGCGTCCGGATCCACGACGACCGGCGCGACGGCCGTCAACGCGTCGTTGACCAGCGGGTCGACGGGCGGCGGCGGCTTCGGCAAGATCTCCGCCTCGTCGCTCGTCCTGCAGCCGACCGGAGCGGTCGACGCCGCCCGGGACACGTCGTCCCTCAACGACGGCACCTGGGCGGTCGCCGGGATGTCGGCACAGTCCAACTACCTCATCACGGTGTCCAAGCCCGGGTTCCAGACCCAGCGCTTCGAGATGACCGGGGCCGCAGCCGCGGCCGCTCCGCTGAAGATCGCGATGATCGCCGGGGCCGGCCGGATGTCCGGGCAGATCACCGGCCCGGACGGCCCGCTCGGCGGCGTGAGCGTCACGATCACCGACGGGACGAACGTGGTGACGACGAGCAGCGCGACCGAGGGCACCGTCGGCGCCTGGTCGGTCGACGGCCTGTCGACACCGAGCACCTACCTGGTCACCGCCGCCGGCGCGGGCTTCGGTGCGCAGTCGCGGCTCGTGACGCTGACCGCCGGCGGTTCCGCAGTGGTCGACCTGGCGCTCGCGCACGGAGTGGCGTCGCTCGCCGGTACGGTCACCGGCCCTGATGCCCTCGGGGGATCAGCGGCCTCGGTGGGCTCACGGTCACGGCGACCGACGGCACCACCACCCGGACGGCGTCGACCGTGA